In the genome of Chiloscyllium plagiosum isolate BGI_BamShark_2017 chromosome 22, ASM401019v2, whole genome shotgun sequence, one region contains:
- the drd6b gene encoding D(1)-like dopamine receptor — MGNLTEQGNSSGVGQGLAVRAVTGCLLFLLILSTLLGNTLVCLAVMKFRHLRSKVTNFFVISLAVSDLFVAVLVMPWKALSEVAGRWLFGPFCDTWIAFDIMCSTASILNLCIISLDRYWAIASPFRYERKMTQRVASVMIGVAWTLSILISFIPVQLNWHRAGAEVLQDRTNSTAGCDSSLNRTYAISSSLISFYIPVVIMVGTYTRIYRIAQTQIRRISSLERAVEHAQSCQEQTADCPHEAALKTSFKKETKVLKTLSIIMGVFVFCWLPFFVLNCMVPFCAPALAQAGQGPCVSDTTFNIFVWFGWANSSLNPVIYAFNADFRKAFTSILGCSRLCPSNAVEPVNFSNELVSYHHDDTTLQKEPPGGSAGANPGILPNQLPPSLSEPFDKVSSISSAPSASSASSSSRRRPREQLLLPGGLSYEGEAEISLDTITAVYR, encoded by the coding sequence ATGGGCAACCTCACAGAGCAGGGCAACAGCAGCGGAGTGGGGCAAGGACTGGCAGTGCGGGCAGTGACAGGCTGCCTGCTTTTCCTCCTCATTCTCTCCACACTGCTGGGAAACACCCTGGTGTGCCTGGCGGTGATGAAGTTCCGGCACTTGCGCTCCAAAGTCACCAATTTCTTTGTCATCTCGCTGGCGGTGTCCGACCTGTTTGTGGCGGTGCTGGTGATGCCCTGGAAAGCCCTGAGCGAGGTGGCTGGCCGCTGGCTCTTCGGCCCCTTCTGTGACACCTGGATTGCCTTCGACATCATGTGCTCGACCGCCTCCATCCTCAACCTGTGCATCATCAGCTTGGACAGGTACTGGGCCATCGCCAGCCCCTTCAGATATGAGCGCAAGATGACCCAGAGGGTGGCTTCAGTGATGATCGGGGTGGCCTGGACACTGTCCATCCTCATCTCCTTCATACCAGTGCAGCTGAACTGGCACCGGGCTGGGGCAGAGGTGCTACAGGACAGGACCAACAGCACGGCCGGCTGTGACTCCAGCCTCAACAGGACCTACGCCATCTCGTCCTCCCTGATCAGCTTCTACATCCCCGTGGTGATCATGGTGGGCACTTACACCCGCATCTACCGCATCGCCCAGACCCAGATCCGCAGGATCTCATCCCTGGAGAGGGCAGTGGAACACGCCCAGAGCTGCCAGGAGCAGACGGCAGACTGCCCGCACGAAGCTGCCCTGAAGACCTCCTTCAAGAAGGAGACCAAGGTGCTGAAGACCCTCTCCATCATCATGGGGGTCTTCGTCTTCTGCTGGCTGCCTTTCTTCGTGCTGAACTGCATGGTGCCCTTCTGTGCCCCGGCTCTGGCACAAGCAGGGCAGGGTCCCTGTGTCAGCGacaccaccttcaacatctttGTCTGGTTCGGCTGGGCCAACTCGTCCCTGAACCCGGTCATCTACGCCTTCAACgcggacttcaggaaggcgttcacCAGCATCCTGGGCTGCTCTCGCCTCTGCCCCAGCAACGCGGTGGAGCCGGTCAACTTCAGCAACGAGCTGGTCTCCTACCACCACGATGACACTACGCTGCAGAAAGAGCCCCCCGGCGGCTCAGCGGGGGCTAACCCGGGCATCCTGCCCAACCAGTTGCCGCCCTCCCTCAGCGAGCCCTTCGACAaggtctccagcatctcctcGGCTCCCAGCGCCAGCAGCGCCAGCAGCAGTAGCCGGCGGCGCCCCAGGGAGCAGCTGCTGCTGCCGGGGGGGCTATCGTACGAGGGCGAAGCTGAGATCAGCCTGGACACCATCACAGCGGTCTACCGCTGA